The region CAAACATCCAGAAAATTATTGACGCGAATCCTGATTATTTATTTGTGGTCTGGGCCGGAGCGAATACACCATGGAATCAGATTGCTGATATGAAACTGCAGGATCGCGGTATCAACATTACAACAGGGGCACCTGACATTGCAGCATTATCAACAATGAAGCCGCTTGTCGGTATGAAAGGTTTCACTGTCTATTATCATACGCTTCCGGATAATAAAATTAATGACTGGCTTGTGAAAGAACATAAAGCACGCTACGGGGAAGTGCCGGATTTATTTACTCCGGGTGGAATGAGTGCGGCTATCGCAATTGTGGAAGCGCTTAAAAAGACAGATGGTAATGCTTCAGCTGATCAGCTGATTAAGACGATGGAGGGAATGAGCTTTGATACGCCAAAAGGAGAGATGACATTTCGTCCGGAAGACCATCAGGCTCTGCAGTCACTCTATGCGATTACACTAAAAAATAAAGAAGGATACGATTATCCGGTTCCAGTGCTTGAACGCGTGCTTACACCGGAAGAAACAGCACCACCAATCAAAAATGACTAACAAAAATGATTGGATACATGCCCTTGTCCAATTGCGGCAAGGGTATATTCCATCCAACCTTGAGGAGGAGATGTAATGGCGGCGATATTGGAAATAACGGATCTGTCGATAGCTTTCGGCGGTCATACTGCTGTGAATCGCATTTCGGTACGGATTCCCGAGAAGAAATTCACCTCCATCATTGGACCAAATGGTGCGGGGAAAACAACTCTGTTCAATCTTCTGAGCGGTCAGCTTACACCAACTGAAGGACAGATTTTTTATAAAGGTCAGGATATAACCAAGCAGTCAACGACAAAACGAGCGCGAATGGGAATAGGCAGATCATTTCAGATTACAAATGTTTTTCCTAACCTGACAGTGCTTGAAAATGTCCGGCTGGCAGTTCAGTCCCAGGCTAAGGTGCGTTACCAGATGATTGCCCACTTCAAACATTATAAAAAGTTTGTTGATCAAGCAATGCTGCTGCTGGAAAGGGTTTATCTGGATTCGAAGGCTGAATTACTTGCGGCCAATCTTGCACATGGGGAAAAAAGAAAATTGGAACTGGCGATGCTTCTAGCGCTAAAAACAGATATACTGCTGCTTGATGAACCGACTGCCGGTATGTCTCTTGATGAAGTCCCGGCGATTATTGAGGTAATCAAAAATATTAAAGCGGAAGAGGATCGGACGATTGTCCTTATCGAACACAAAATGGATATGATTATGGATCTTTCGGATGAAGTGCTGGTTTTATTTCACGGGGAATTACTGGCAAAAGGCACACCCGAAGAGATTATTGAGAATGAAACGGTGCAGTCAGCCTATTTGGGAGGCATGTATGATGAGCAGCTTGCTTGAGCTAAAACAGGTTGAAGCATACATACAGCAGTTTCATATTCTGCATGATATTTCTTTTGAGGTCCCCAAAGGCGAGGTAACTGTGCTGCTGGGCAGAAACGGTGCAGGCAAGACGACGACATTACGGACGATTATGGGATTAAACAGCATGTCGAACGGATCTATCTTTTTAAAAGATCACGAAATTGGCGGGTTAAAAACGCATGCCATTGCCAAAAGTGGTGTTGGCTATGTACCGGAGGATCAGGGTATCTTTGCTGAACTGACTGTCGGTGAAAATATGAAGGTCGCCATGATGAAAGAAGATGAGGAAACAACAAAGCGGATGGAGTGGATCCTGGAACTGTTTCCGGATCTAAAGAAATTTTGGAAAAAACAAGGCGGCAAACTGAGTGGAGGACAAAAGCAGATGCTTGCTATCGCACGGGCATATGTGAATGAAAACGATCTGCTGCTGATTGATGAGCCAAGTAAGGGCCTTGCCCCGATTGTAGTGGAAAAGGTTATGGAATCCATCCAAGAGATGAAAGAACGAACAACCATTTTATTGGTTGAACAAAATTTTATGATGGCAAGCAAAATTGGTGACCGCTTTTATATTATTGATGATGGTCAAACCGTTCACAACGGCAGTATGGATGATTTGCGTAATGATAAAATGCTGATGCAAAAATACCTCGGCATCGCTTAAGGGGGGATATGGATGGATTTAATTTTCGGATTAACAATTAATGGGCTTGCGACAGGAATGATTATATTTCTCCTGGCTGCGGGTTTGACACTGATCTTCGGGTTAATGGATGTTTTGAATTTTGCCCATGGCGGCTTGTTTGTCTGGGGGGCGTTCAGTGGAGTCTGGGTGTACGATTTAACCGGCAGTTTTACCCTTGGAATTGGTGCGGCAATCGTTACCGGCTTAATTCTCGGGGCGATAACGGAATTTTTGATTATCAGACCGGTATACGGAAATCATATCCAGCAGATTTTGATTACACTGGGTCTTATGCTGGTGCTTGCTGAGTTGATTAAAGTAGTATTCGGGCCGGAACAGCAATCTGCTCAGCCCCCGGCATTTCTTGACGGCAGTTTTATGTTGTGGGATGTCATCATTATCAAATATCGGCTATTTATCATTGCAGTCGGTATTCTCATTTATGCTGCAACCTCCTTTATATTAAAACGGACACGGATTGGTCTTATTGTCCGGGCGGGTGTGATGAATAAAGAAATGGTGCAGTCGCTCGGGATCAACATACAATTTGTGTTCATGGCTGTATTTATGGTCGGCGCAGCGATGGCCGCACTGAGTGGAATGCTGATGGCTCCTTATTCCGGTGTTATTTATGCAGAAATGGGGCTTGAGTTTGCAATTCTGGCATTTATTGTCGTTGTAATTGGCGGCATGGGGAGTTTTAAAGGTTCATTGTACGCTGCACTTTTAGTTGGATTGACACAAGCGTTTATGGCCTACTATGTGCCCGCACTCAGCCTGGCAGTTAATATGCTGTTGATGGCAGTAGTACTTATTTTCCGTCCACAGGGATTATTCAAGGCGAAGGGGTGAAAAAAATGCAGCTGCGTCATGTTGAAAAAAGCACCTGGATTTACCTGGTCGTTGCATTGCTTTTATTTGCAGTACCATTCATTTTTACTGAGCGAAGTATTCTGTTTTTAATTATGCAGATTTTTATTTTTGGTATTTTTGCTATGAGTTACGACTTGCTTTTAGGCTATACTGGCATCATTTCATTTGGGCATGCCATGTTTTTCGGAATTGGTGCATATTCAGCCGCACTTATGCTGGATCAAAGTGATGCGACGATCATGTCACTGGTTGCCGGTATTTTACTGGCGGTGATCATTGCCGCCCTTGTCAGTTTTATTGCAGGCATTATGACATTACGTCTTAAAAGTCATTATTATGCTATGTTGACATTAGCGCTCGCAGGTCTGTTTCTGGTAGCGGCGGAAAAATGGACCAGTCTGACTGGCGGCGGAGAAGGATTCACATTTTTGCTTCCGGATATACTGCGTGATTCCGGAACGATGTATGTGATCTGCCTCGTTTCGCTGATTCTGTTCTTTTTTGGACTTAGAAGGTTTACCAAATCACCAATGGGCAAAGTGCTGGTGGCCATTCGGGAAAATGAAAACAGAACAGAATCACTTGGTTTTCAGGTGCTTCACTATAAAGTGATTGTCAGTGTTATTTCAGGCATCATTGCAAGCCTTGCTGGCGTGTTATATGTATTATCACTGCGCTTTATTGATACAAGTGTTTTTGCCGTAGATGTAACGTTGGATGCACTTCTGATGACAATTATAGGTGGAGTCGGAACGCTCATTGGACCGATTATCGGTGCTGGGTTAATGGAGTTTGCACATCACTGGTTATCAGATCTTGCAGATGTGCATTGGATTTTTGAGCGTTGGATTATTATTTACGGTACCGTTTATATTTTAGCTGTTATCTTTTTTCCGCAGGGGATTGTCGGTACAATTCAGAATAAATTTGTGAATCGATTACGAAAGTGAGGTGTTTACATGGAACCAATTGGTGTATTAAGTACAGGTGTATACATTCCAGCCCCCAAAATGAGCTCGACAGAAATTGCAGAACAATCCGGTCTGCCGATTGCAGTGGTTGAACAGAAAATGGGAATCACGGAAAAACCAGTACCCGGTGATGATGATCATACATGTGCCATGGGTGTTTTTGCTGCAAGAAAGGCAGTTGCGAAGGCTGATCTTAACCCTGAAGAAATTGACCTGGTCATTTATATCGGCGAGGAACATAAAGAATACCCATTATGGACAGCTTCAATCAAGCTGCAGGAGGAAATCGGTGCAGTGAATGCCTGGGCATTTGATATGGCATTACGCTGCGGAACAACAATTGCAGCATTGAAAGTTGCCAAAGATATGATGACAGCTGATGATTCGATTCAAACAGTTCTCCTTGCCGGAGGATATCGAAATAGTGATTTTATAAATTATCAGAATGAACGAACCCGGTTTATGTTTAATCTTGGAGCAGGCGGCGGTGCGGTTATCCTGCAAAAAGGTCACACGGAAAATCAGTTGCTTGCGACCCACATGATTACAGATGGAACGTTTTCCGAGGATGTGGTTGTCACAACAGGCGGAACCAAAAACCCGCTGACGAGAAAAACGCTGGAAGCAGGTCTTTATCAGCTGGATGTGCTGGATCCGCCCGGCATGAAAAAGAGATTGGCAGAAAAATCAATGGTTAATTTTATCATCTGTATTGAAAAGGCCTTGTCTAAAAGCGGAATGGATAAAAAAGATATTGATTATATTGCGATGCTGCATATGAAGCGGTCCGCGCATGAATATGTTCTTGATCAGCTTGGGGTCAATCATAATAAATCTATTTATCTGGAAGACTACGGACATATCGGTCAGATGGACCAGATTATTTCCCTGGAACTTGCTGAAGCACGTGGTATGCTGAAGAGAGGCGATGTCGTTGTGCTGGTATCTGCCGGGATTGGCTATGCCTGGGGGGCCAATGTAATTGTTTGGGGTGAACAAAAGGAGGCTGGATAGATGGTAAATATTTTACTGAAAAGGGTGTCTTTGCCAAATGGCGAGGAAATTGCCTATCGCGAGCGTGAAGGCGGCGATGATAAGGTGCTGCTGGTCCATGGTAATATGACCTCGTCGGAACATTGGGACGTTGTTATGGAAAACATGAACGATTTTTTTAACGTGATTGCTGTTGATTTGCGCGGATTCGGCAATTCTTCGTATCATCATCCGATTGAATCGATTAAGGATTTTTCAGATGATTTGAAGATGTTTTGTGATCAAATTGGATTACATGATTTTGCATTAGCGGGCTGGTCGCTCGGTGGTGCAGTAGCCCAGCAATTTTGTGCTGATAATCCGGGCTATGCGAACCGGCTATTCCTGCTTGCATCAGCATCAACACGAGGGTATGCATATTATGCAACAGGTGCAAATGGTTTTCCTGATACGTCAAACCGGCTTACGTCGTTGGACGAGGTAAGAAAGGACGGGAAAACCAAGCTTGTTCAGGGAGCATATGACACGAAAAATTATGATTTGCTTCGGCAGACATGGGATATGCTGATCTATCGAAATGAGAAACCTGATCCGGCGCGGTACGAAAAATATTTGGCGGATATGACAACCCAGCGGAACCTGGCGGAAACCTACCATGTTTTGAATCTATTTAATATCAGTAATGTCAGCAATGGGCTGGTGGATGGAAATGGAAAAGTGGAACATATTACGATTCCAATCCTGATTACCCGGGGTGATGAGGATTTGGTTGTATCAAGAGAAATGACAAATGAACTCATTGCTGATTATGGAGATAAAGCGGTTTATCTGGAATTTTCCGGGGCCGGGCATTCTCCGCTGATCGACAATTTGGAGAAACTGCTTATAATGATGGAAGACTTTTTTAATGGAAAGGACGTTCGTAAATGAACAGATTGCAGGATAAAGTAGTGATTATTACAGGTGCTGCAAACGGGATTGGCTTACAGGCTGCAAAGACTTTTGCTGGAGAAGGTGCACAGGTTGTCATCGCAGATTTTGATGAAGAGAAAGGTGAGCAGCGCGAGCAAGAACTGCTTGCGGAGGGATTGACGTGCACATTTGTTCAGGTGAATGTTGCTGACCGGGGAAGTGTGGATGCTATGGTTGACAGCGTTCTATCGGGTTATGGGAAGGTAGATATTTTAATTAACAATGCAGGGATCACCAGGGACGGGATGCTTTCCAAATTAGCTCCGGAACATTTCCAGCAGGTGATTGATGTTAACTTGACCGGAGTGTTTCATTGTACACAGGCTGTTCTGCCGGCGATGACAGCACAAGGAAAAGGGAAAATCGTCAATACGTCTTCAGTAACCGGTACATACGGCAATATTGGCCAAACCAATTATGCGGCAGCAAAGGCGGGAATCATTGGGATGACGAAGACATGGGCGAAAGAACTTGCTCGTAAGGGAATAAATGTAAACGCAGTAGCTCCTGGTTTTACCGAAACGGGGATGGTAGCTGATGTGCCGGATAAGGTAATTGACAAAATGAAAGCACAGGTGCCGATGGGGCGGCTGGGCAGACCGGAAGATATTGCAAATGCCTATCTGTTTCTCTCTTCCAACGAAGCGGACTATGTGAATGGACATGTGCTGCACGTGGACGGCGGTATTATGATGTAATGTAAAAAGCGCTCCAGATGGGGGTGCTTTTTTATGGATGGTTCATGGATCAGCAGTATTTTCCTGTATAAGTGTAACCATCATGTAACTTCTGTTTTCTATACTGGCCATAATACAGATGGAACTGGAGGGATAGCAATGCAAGCTGCGGTGGATTGGTTTCAGAGCAGGGTGAATCTCTTCCCTGATAAACAGGCGGCGGTAGATGCGGAAACGAATGTGGCCTGGACATATACCGAATTAAATGATCGGGCGGAATTTCTGGCACAGTATTTATTGCAAAACGGAGTCAGAAAAGGGGATCGGGTAGCACTTTTGGCGCCTAATCATGTCAGTTATTTCGATTTTGTATTTGCCTGCATGAAAATTGGTTCAGTTTTTGTTCCGCTTAATTGGCGTCTTTCAAGGAATGAACTAGATTATGTCCTAAAGGATTGTTCACCGAAACTGATCGGGGTATCGCCGGTTTTTCAGGATAAACTTAAGCAAAATCGAACAACCTGCATAGCGATTACGGATAATAATTATTTGGATGGATTACATTTATCCGGGAGCTATTCGGTCGAAGAAGTGCCAACGGAAGGGGATCCCCTCGCAATGATATATACAGGAGGGACCACAGGAAAACCTAAAGGAGCGGTACTATCCCATCGTTCAATATTATGGAATGCAATGAACACGATCATCAGCTGGAACTTGACGAATGAAGACATAACCTTGACTTGTCTCCCAATGTTCCATACAGGTGGATTGAATGTGCTGTCACTGCCTTTACTGCTCTCAGGCGGCAAGGTGGTGATTTCATCTGAGTTTGAGGCTGCTACGGCAATTAATGATTTACTTACATATCAATGTACAATTGTATTATGTGTTCCGACTATGTATCACATGATGATACAGACAAAGGCTTTTCAGAACGCTTCGTTTCCGCATATGAAGGTTTTTTTATCAGGGGGCGCCCCGTGTCCGCATAAAATTTACAATGCCTTCCGTGCAAAAGGTATTCCATTTAAAGAGGGGTATGGGTTAACTGAGGCTGGGCCGAATAATTTTTACATTGACCCTTTTGAAACAAAACGAAAACTTGGCTCTGTAGGCAAACCAATGCTGTTTAATGACATTAAAATTGTTGCGGGAAACGGTAAAGAAGTTAGCGGAAACGAGGTTGGTGAACTGTTGATACGCGGAAATCATTCCTTTGAATATTATTGGAATAAACCGGAGCAGACGGAACAGACGCTTATTAACGGATGGGTGCGCACCGGTGATTTAGCAAGACGGGATGATGAAGAATATATTTATATTGTCGGCCGAAAAAAAGATATGATCATTACCGGCGGGGAAAATGTTTATCCATTGGAAATTGAACACTGGCTGGAATCGCACGTAAGCGTGAAAGAGGCAGCGGTACTGGGTTTTCCAGATGAAAAGTGGGGAGAGATTGTTGTTGCATTTATTGTTGCGGATGTGGTGATTAGTGATCATGAATGGCATGAATACTGCGGACGAAAACTGGCCAGGTATAAAATACCCAAAAAATTTATCTTGCTGGATGAACTTCCTAAAACCCACGTCGGAAAAATTAATAAGGCAATATTAAAAGAAAAAATAACGTAACAGTTTTAACACGGATTCCTGAAACGAATTCCGTGTTATTTACTTTCCGCCGGTATTCCGTATACAATATGAAAAGAAAGAGGGTGGCATAAATGGATAAAGCCTACGTACATAAATTATTTACTGGAAAAGTAAAGCAAATGGGCTATGAAGGTGCAGAAAACCGGATGGACCGGCCATGGAAAAGCGGTATGTTCAAGCAGGAAAGACAAGGTGAGCCGTGGTTGGGAAAAACCGGGTTTACTGAAGATGAAGTGGCTGATACGAAAAATCATGGCGGCCCGGAAAAGGCTGTGTTTGCCTATCCTAAAAAGCATTATGTGTTTTGGCAGGATGAACTAGAGCTGGATTCAATTGGTGTGTCAGCGATGGGGGAAAACCTGTCAGTGGAAAATGCTGATGAATTTCAAGTTTGTATAGGTGATACATACCGTTTTGGTGAAAGCCTTATTCAAGTGTCACAGCCTCGGCAACCATGCTGGAAGCCTGCCAGGAGATTCCGTATCATGGATTTTGCACTCCGCATACAGAACAGTGGACGTACAGGCTGGTATTTTCGTGTGCTTAAGGAAGGGAATGCCAGTTCCGGAATGTATCTCGAATTAATTGAGCGCCCTTATCCACAATGGACAATAGCTGCATGTAATGAAGTAATGCATGTAAAAAAAGATGATTTAAAGGCAGCCGAAAAATTGGCATCCTGCGAGTTGCTTGCACCGAACTGGAAACGGACCTTAAATAAAAGATTACGCGGTAAACAGTCATCTGTGGAAAAACGGGTATTCGGTCCAAACAAATAATGACTTTAAAAAGATCATTGCATGGTGAAAAAATGTTGTACATACATATTTAGTATGAAGTATGATATTTGGTAAGAGATGCAGGAGGTATTTTAATGCTGGGTAACGCGTTTGTTATGGTTGCAATTATTCTTGTAATTAATATTGTGTATGTATCGCTGTCAACGATGCGAATGATTTTGACGTTAAAAGGACGAAGGTATACGGCTGCTTTTGTAAGTATGTTTGAGATTGTTGTATATGTGGTTGGACTGGGTCTCGTATTGGATAATTTAAATGAAATCCAGAATCTGATTGCGTATGCGATTGGTTTTGGTCTTGGCGTGATTGTCGGGACACGAATTGAGGAAAAACTCGCCCTTGGTTATATTACGGTCAACGTTATTTCCTCAGATCCGGATATTGCATTTACCCGTAAATTAAGGGATCGCGGTTATGGAGTGACAAGCTGGTTTGCCTACGGGATGGATGGTGATCGGCTTGCAATGCAAATTCTAACACCAAGAAAATATGAATTACAGCTGTATGAAACCATTAAGCACATTGATCCAAAGGCATTTATTATTTCATATGAGCCGAAGCAGATTAATGGCGGTTTTTGGGTAAAACAAGTTCGAAAAGGGCGACTGTTCAATCCGCGGAAAAATAATGTTCCAAAAGCTAAACCGGAAGTGAAGCCTGAAGATACGCTTGGTGAGTGATCATAGCTTAAAAGATTAGAAAAACTCAGGTCTAGCCTCGTCTGAGAACTTATATTTTCTGACGTTACAAAATAGAAGCATTAAAAACATGCAAAGCCGGCATGTTTTTAATGTCTTTTTTATTGTATATATAAGTATATACTTATATAATGATTCGAGGTGATGTTTATGGAAAAATCGATAATTGAATTGGAAGCTGCCGCCCAAACGCTAAAACTGCTGGGTGATCATACACGCTTAACGATTATGGGGTTGGTAAAGAATCGTGACTGTTGTGTGTGTGAGTTTGTTGAGGTGCTGCAAATGACCCAGCCAGCTATTAGCCAACACTTAAGAAAACTGAGGGATGCTGGTCTTGTAAAGGAACAGCGAAGAGGACAATGGATTTTTTACTCATTAAATACTTCCCATGCGACATATCCGATTATTCAACAGGTTTTAGAGCAGGTACCTGATCAAAAAGAGAAATTACGTACATTGTATGATGCGGAATTACGTATCCAATGTGATTTGTAGGGAGGATTTGTTTGAATTTAACGATTGTAGCAACGATTATTTTTATACTTACACTTGTATTCGTGATTTGGCAGCCAAAAAACTTAGGCATCGGCTGGACCGCTTGTGGTGGAGCGATTTTAGCGTTGATCGCAGGCGTGGTTAATTTTCAAGATGTGTTAGCCGTAACGGATATTGTTTGGAATGCCACATTGGCCTTTGTAGCGATTATTATTATTTCACTTATTCTTGATGAGATTGGCTTTTTTGAATGGGCTGCTCTCCATATGGCGCGAATCGCCAAAGGTAATGGGAAGAAAATGTTTATTTATGTGATTCTGCTGGGTGCTGTTGTTGCAGCTCTTTTTGCCAATGATGGAGCTGCGCTTATTCTTACACCGATTGTACTTGCGATGGTAAGAAATTTA is a window of Virgibacillus ihumii DNA encoding:
- a CDS encoding ABC transporter ATP-binding protein, whose translation is MAAILEITDLSIAFGGHTAVNRISVRIPEKKFTSIIGPNGAGKTTLFNLLSGQLTPTEGQIFYKGQDITKQSTTKRARMGIGRSFQITNVFPNLTVLENVRLAVQSQAKVRYQMIAHFKHYKKFVDQAMLLLERVYLDSKAELLAANLAHGEKRKLELAMLLALKTDILLLDEPTAGMSLDEVPAIIEVIKNIKAEEDRTIVLIEHKMDMIMDLSDEVLVLFHGELLAKGTPEEIIENETVQSAYLGGMYDEQLA
- a CDS encoding ABC transporter ATP-binding protein, which translates into the protein MSSLLELKQVEAYIQQFHILHDISFEVPKGEVTVLLGRNGAGKTTTLRTIMGLNSMSNGSIFLKDHEIGGLKTHAIAKSGVGYVPEDQGIFAELTVGENMKVAMMKEDEETTKRMEWILELFPDLKKFWKKQGGKLSGGQKQMLAIARAYVNENDLLLIDEPSKGLAPIVVEKVMESIQEMKERTTILLVEQNFMMASKIGDRFYIIDDGQTVHNGSMDDLRNDKMLMQKYLGIA
- a CDS encoding branched-chain amino acid ABC transporter permease, which translates into the protein MDLIFGLTINGLATGMIIFLLAAGLTLIFGLMDVLNFAHGGLFVWGAFSGVWVYDLTGSFTLGIGAAIVTGLILGAITEFLIIRPVYGNHIQQILITLGLMLVLAELIKVVFGPEQQSAQPPAFLDGSFMLWDVIIIKYRLFIIAVGILIYAATSFILKRTRIGLIVRAGVMNKEMVQSLGINIQFVFMAVFMVGAAMAALSGMLMAPYSGVIYAEMGLEFAILAFIVVVIGGMGSFKGSLYAALLVGLTQAFMAYYVPALSLAVNMLLMAVVLIFRPQGLFKAKG
- a CDS encoding branched-chain amino acid ABC transporter permease yields the protein MQLRHVEKSTWIYLVVALLLFAVPFIFTERSILFLIMQIFIFGIFAMSYDLLLGYTGIISFGHAMFFGIGAYSAALMLDQSDATIMSLVAGILLAVIIAALVSFIAGIMTLRLKSHYYAMLTLALAGLFLVAAEKWTSLTGGGEGFTFLLPDILRDSGTMYVICLVSLILFFFGLRRFTKSPMGKVLVAIRENENRTESLGFQVLHYKVIVSVISGIIASLAGVLYVLSLRFIDTSVFAVDVTLDALLMTIIGGVGTLIGPIIGAGLMEFAHHWLSDLADVHWIFERWIIIYGTVYILAVIFFPQGIVGTIQNKFVNRLRK
- a CDS encoding 3-oxoacyl-ACP synthase, with the translated sequence MEPIGVLSTGVYIPAPKMSSTEIAEQSGLPIAVVEQKMGITEKPVPGDDDHTCAMGVFAARKAVAKADLNPEEIDLVIYIGEEHKEYPLWTASIKLQEEIGAVNAWAFDMALRCGTTIAALKVAKDMMTADDSIQTVLLAGGYRNSDFINYQNERTRFMFNLGAGGGAVILQKGHTENQLLATHMITDGTFSEDVVVTTGGTKNPLTRKTLEAGLYQLDVLDPPGMKKRLAEKSMVNFIICIEKALSKSGMDKKDIDYIAMLHMKRSAHEYVLDQLGVNHNKSIYLEDYGHIGQMDQIISLELAEARGMLKRGDVVVLVSAGIGYAWGANVIVWGEQKEAG
- a CDS encoding intracellular short-chain-length polyhydroxyalkanoate depolymerase, with protein sequence MVNILLKRVSLPNGEEIAYREREGGDDKVLLVHGNMTSSEHWDVVMENMNDFFNVIAVDLRGFGNSSYHHPIESIKDFSDDLKMFCDQIGLHDFALAGWSLGGAVAQQFCADNPGYANRLFLLASASTRGYAYYATGANGFPDTSNRLTSLDEVRKDGKTKLVQGAYDTKNYDLLRQTWDMLIYRNEKPDPARYEKYLADMTTQRNLAETYHVLNLFNISNVSNGLVDGNGKVEHITIPILITRGDEDLVVSREMTNELIADYGDKAVYLEFSGAGHSPLIDNLEKLLIMMEDFFNGKDVRK
- the fabG gene encoding 3-oxoacyl-ACP reductase FabG, which gives rise to MNRLQDKVVIITGAANGIGLQAAKTFAGEGAQVVIADFDEEKGEQREQELLAEGLTCTFVQVNVADRGSVDAMVDSVLSGYGKVDILINNAGITRDGMLSKLAPEHFQQVIDVNLTGVFHCTQAVLPAMTAQGKGKIVNTSSVTGTYGNIGQTNYAAAKAGIIGMTKTWAKELARKGINVNAVAPGFTETGMVADVPDKVIDKMKAQVPMGRLGRPEDIANAYLFLSSNEADYVNGHVLHVDGGIMM
- a CDS encoding class I adenylate-forming enzyme family protein, with the translated sequence MDGSWISSIFLYKCNHHVTSVFYTGHNTDGTGGIAMQAAVDWFQSRVNLFPDKQAAVDAETNVAWTYTELNDRAEFLAQYLLQNGVRKGDRVALLAPNHVSYFDFVFACMKIGSVFVPLNWRLSRNELDYVLKDCSPKLIGVSPVFQDKLKQNRTTCIAITDNNYLDGLHLSGSYSVEEVPTEGDPLAMIYTGGTTGKPKGAVLSHRSILWNAMNTIISWNLTNEDITLTCLPMFHTGGLNVLSLPLLLSGGKVVISSEFEAATAINDLLTYQCTIVLCVPTMYHMMIQTKAFQNASFPHMKVFLSGGAPCPHKIYNAFRAKGIPFKEGYGLTEAGPNNFYIDPFETKRKLGSVGKPMLFNDIKIVAGNGKEVSGNEVGELLIRGNHSFEYYWNKPEQTEQTLINGWVRTGDLARRDDEEYIYIVGRKKDMIITGGENVYPLEIEHWLESHVSVKEAAVLGFPDEKWGEIVVAFIVADVVISDHEWHEYCGRKLARYKIPKKFILLDELPKTHVGKINKAILKEKIT
- a CDS encoding MOSC domain-containing protein, yielding MDKAYVHKLFTGKVKQMGYEGAENRMDRPWKSGMFKQERQGEPWLGKTGFTEDEVADTKNHGGPEKAVFAYPKKHYVFWQDELELDSIGVSAMGENLSVENADEFQVCIGDTYRFGESLIQVSQPRQPCWKPARRFRIMDFALRIQNSGRTGWYFRVLKEGNASSGMYLELIERPYPQWTIAACNEVMHVKKDDLKAAEKLASCELLAPNWKRTLNKRLRGKQSSVEKRVFGPNK
- a CDS encoding DUF2179 domain-containing protein: MLGNAFVMVAIILVINIVYVSLSTMRMILTLKGRRYTAAFVSMFEIVVYVVGLGLVLDNLNEIQNLIAYAIGFGLGVIVGTRIEEKLALGYITVNVISSDPDIAFTRKLRDRGYGVTSWFAYGMDGDRLAMQILTPRKYELQLYETIKHIDPKAFIISYEPKQINGGFWVKQVRKGRLFNPRKNNVPKAKPEVKPEDTLGE
- a CDS encoding ArsR/SmtB family transcription factor, with the translated sequence MEKSIIELEAAAQTLKLLGDHTRLTIMGLVKNRDCCVCEFVEVLQMTQPAISQHLRKLRDAGLVKEQRRGQWIFYSLNTSHATYPIIQQVLEQVPDQKEKLRTLYDAELRIQCDL